A window from Solanum stenotomum isolate F172 chromosome 5, ASM1918654v1, whole genome shotgun sequence encodes these proteins:
- the LOC125863934 gene encoding lectin 9-like codes for MAVFASLSYLVLIIPFVTSLSFNFDSFSTNDQNLTYEEDAYAANGVIQLTKNQLDIGLNFSIGRATYSKELYLWDNASGNVTDFSTHFSFGINSLGRNLYADGLTFFLAPAGSVIPDKHFAAGEGLGLAHY; via the coding sequence ATGGCTGTTTTTGCATCTTTATCATACCTTGTTTTGATAATCCCCTTTGTCACTTCACTATCCttcaattttgatagttttagtaCCAATGATCAGAATTTAACATATGAAGAAGATGCTTATGCAGCAAACGGTGTAATTCAGCTCACCAAAAACCAGCTGGATATTGGTTTAAACTTCAGTATAGGCCGAGCTACATATTCTAAAGAACTCTATCTTTGGGACAATGCCTCTGGGAATGTCACAGATTTCTCTACGCATTTCTCCTTTGGAATCAATTCTCTGGGTAGAAACTTATATGCTGATGGTCTTACCTTTTTCCTCGCCCCTGCAGGTTCAGTAATTCCTGATAAACACTTTGCCGCAGGAGAGGGACTTGGCCTTgcacactactaa